A window of the Cynocephalus volans isolate mCynVol1 chromosome 10, mCynVol1.pri, whole genome shotgun sequence genome harbors these coding sequences:
- the F2RL3 gene encoding proteinase-activated receptor 4, with protein MRGLQLLWPLALGLSLAVGTQTSSDYDEGGSAGGSDGETKESKPQLPPHPRSFPGQPCTNDSDTLELPASSQVLLLGWVPTRLVPALYGLVLVVGLPANGLALWVLATRVPRLPSTVLLMNLAAADLLLALVLPPRVAYHLRGQRWPFGEAACRLATAGLYGHMYGSVLLLAAISLDRYLALVHPLRARVLRGRRLATGLCTAAWLMAVALALPLALQRQTFRLSGSDHMLCHDALPLHDQATYWRPAFTCLALLGCFLPLLVMLLCYGATLHTLAASGQRYSYALRLTALVLASAVGFFMPSNVLLLLHYSNPSLDAWGDLYGAYVPSLAVSTLNSCVDPLVYYYVSAEFRDKVRAGLCCWVSEATKASKASGERSSPGTRTSIL; from the exons ATGCGGGGGCTCCAGCTGCTGTGGCCCTTGGCGCTGGGGCTCAGCCTGGCGGTTGGCACCCAGACCTCCAGCGACTACGACGAGGGCGGGAGTGCGGGAGGCAGTGATGGTGA GACCAAGGAGTCGAAGCCCcagctcccaccccacccacgCAGCTTCCCTGGCCAGCCCTGCACCAACGACAGCGACACGCTGGAGCTCCCAGCCAGCTCACAGGTGCTGCTGCTGGGCTGGGTGCCCACGCGGCTGGTGCCTGCCCTGTATGGGCTGGTCCTGGTGGTGGGGCTGCCTGCCAATGGGCTGGCGCTGTGGGTGCTGGCTACACGGGTGCCGCGGCTGCCCTCCACGGTTCTGCTCATGAACCTGGCGGCCGCTGACCTGCTCCTGGCCCTGGTGCTGCCACCACGGGTGGCCTACCACCTGCGGGGCCAGCGCTGGCCCTTCGGCGAGGCCGCCTGCCGCTTGGCCACAGCCGGGCTCTATGGCCACATGTATGGCTCTGTGCTGCTGTTGGCTGCCATCAGCCTGGACCGCTACCTGGCCCTGGTGCATCCCCTGCGGGCCCGCGTCCTGCGTGGACGGCGCCTGGCTACTGGGCTCTGCACGGCCGCCTGGCTCATGGCAGTCGCCCTGGCGCTGCCCCTGGCCCTGCAGCGCCAGACCTTCCGGCTGTCAGGTTCCGACCACATGCTGTGCCACGATGCACTGCCCTTGCATGACCAGGCCACCTACTGGCGGCCGGCCTTCACCTGCCTGGCACTGCTGGGCTGCTTCTTGCCGCTGCTGGTCATGCTGCTCTGCTACGGGGCCACCCTGCACACGCTGGCAGCCAGTGGCCAGCGCTACAGCTACGCGCTGAGGCTGACCGCGCTGGTGCTGGCCTCGGCCGTGGGCTTCTTTATGCCCAGCAACGTGCTGCTGCTCCTGCACTACTCGAACCCCAGCCTGGATGCCTGGGGCGACCTCTACGGCGCCTATGTGCCCAGCCTGGCAGTCAGCACCCTCAACAGCTGCGTGGACCCCTTGGTCTACTACTACGTGTCGGCCGAGTTCAGGGACAAGGTGCGGGCCGGGCTCTGCTGCTGGGTGTCAGAAGCCACCAAGGCCTCCAAGGCTTCAGGGGAGAGAAGCAGCCCAGGCACTCGCACCTCAATCCTGTGA